A stretch of Nitrospira sp. DNA encodes these proteins:
- a CDS encoding fatty acid desaturase: MTATDQPVSTDRTAFSYTNFTLFCVVVAATLIGIPLYGYYVGFALFDWILFFVMYIVTGLGITVGYHRLVSHRSFECPDWVKRIILIVGGWALQNSALIWCADHIRHHAKTDTDEDPYNASKGFWHSHCGWLFYETPHRTDKYEIRLRRDPVILWQHRYYWLIVLSGLVLPFALGLWWHGNLMGGISALLMGGLLRMFLVLNSTFTINSLCHMIGSQPHGTQDSSRDSWLISFVSFGEGYHNYHHTYARDYRNGPEWYNFDPSKWIIYTLSLFGLATNLRRLDPTVF; the protein is encoded by the coding sequence ATGACCGCGACCGACCAGCCTGTCTCGACAGATCGGACTGCCTTCTCGTACACGAATTTCACGCTCTTTTGTGTCGTGGTCGCCGCCACGTTGATCGGCATTCCGCTCTACGGCTACTACGTCGGGTTTGCCCTCTTTGATTGGATTCTCTTCTTCGTCATGTACATTGTGACCGGGCTGGGTATTACGGTGGGGTACCATCGGTTGGTCTCACACCGGAGTTTCGAGTGTCCCGACTGGGTGAAGCGCATCATTTTGATCGTGGGCGGATGGGCGCTGCAGAACTCCGCCTTGATCTGGTGCGCCGACCACATTCGCCATCATGCCAAGACCGACACGGACGAGGACCCCTACAATGCCAGCAAGGGATTTTGGCATAGCCACTGCGGCTGGCTTTTTTACGAAACACCTCATCGCACCGACAAATATGAAATCCGCCTCCGCCGCGATCCGGTAATTCTCTGGCAGCATCGCTATTACTGGCTGATCGTCCTCTCCGGGCTGGTGTTGCCGTTTGCCCTCGGCCTCTGGTGGCATGGCAATTTGATGGGTGGGATCAGCGCGCTCTTGATGGGCGGACTCTTGCGCATGTTTCTGGTGCTGAACTCGACATTTACGATCAATTCGCTCTGCCACATGATCGGCAGCCAGCCGCATGGCACGCAAGACAGCAGCCGGGATAGCTGGCTCATCTCCTTCGTGAGCTTCGGGGAGGGGTATCACAACTACCACCACACCTATGCCCGCGATTACCGGAACGGTCCTGAATGGTATAATTTCGACCCCTCGAAGTGGATCATTTATACCCTCTCGCTATTCGGACTGGCGACCAATCTGCGCCGCCTCGACCCCACGGTATTCTAG
- a CDS encoding Mrp/NBP35 family ATP-binding protein, with protein MADEHSGGAPQAQPKDALIAGVKHIIAVSSGKGGVGKSTVSANLACALALTGAKVGLLDADLYGPNIPMMMGSTSGPGQKDGKIVPVESHGVKLISMAFLVPEEAPLVWRGPMVHQYLQAFFRDVLWGELDYLLIDLPPGTGDVQLSLSQMVPLAGAITVTTPQEVALYDVRKGMAMFQKVNVPLLGIVENMSHFVCGHCGERTEIFSYGGGERAAEKLGIPFLGRIPIDPAIRDGGDTGHPIVTANPASPQAAAFREIAQKIIAAVGGPADQGKPSIGNLLDKLKQPFTKSS; from the coding sequence ATGGCTGACGAACATTCGGGAGGCGCTCCGCAGGCGCAACCGAAAGATGCGCTCATCGCCGGCGTAAAACATATTATTGCGGTCAGCAGCGGCAAGGGCGGCGTGGGCAAGTCCACCGTCTCGGCTAATTTGGCCTGCGCCTTGGCGCTCACTGGCGCCAAAGTCGGTCTCTTGGACGCGGACCTCTATGGTCCCAACATCCCGATGATGATGGGGAGCACCTCAGGCCCCGGGCAAAAAGACGGGAAGATCGTTCCCGTCGAAAGCCATGGCGTGAAACTGATCTCCATGGCCTTCCTCGTTCCGGAAGAAGCGCCGCTTGTCTGGCGCGGCCCGATGGTCCATCAATACCTCCAGGCCTTTTTCCGAGATGTGCTCTGGGGCGAACTGGACTATCTGTTGATCGACTTGCCGCCCGGCACCGGCGACGTCCAGTTGTCGCTGTCGCAAATGGTTCCGCTGGCCGGCGCCATCACCGTCACCACGCCGCAGGAAGTGGCCCTGTACGATGTGCGCAAGGGCATGGCGATGTTTCAGAAGGTGAATGTGCCGCTGCTGGGCATCGTCGAAAACATGAGCCACTTCGTGTGCGGCCATTGCGGCGAACGCACGGAGATTTTTTCCTACGGCGGTGGCGAGCGCGCGGCGGAGAAGCTGGGCATTCCGTTCCTCGGCCGCATTCCCATCGATCCGGCGATTCGCGACGGCGGAGACACCGGCCATCCCATCGTAACGGCCAATCCGGCTTCGCCCCAGGCCGCCGCGTTTCGTGAGATTGCGCAGAAAATCATCGCCGCGGTCGGCGGCCCTGCCGACCAGGGCAAGCCCTCCATCGGGAACTTGCTCGATAAACTGAAACAGCCCTTTACTAAAAGCTCATAA
- a CDS encoding Rieske 2Fe-2S domain-containing protein, producing MGEFVRVAGTADVQPGHGIVAEVGGKTLAVFNVDGTFHAIDNTCVHRGGPLGEGDVEGHVVACPWHGWQFNIATGECVKNPSAKVDVYQVKVEGADIKVLL from the coding sequence ATGGGAGAATTCGTACGTGTGGCCGGCACAGCTGATGTGCAACCGGGCCATGGCATTGTGGCGGAAGTGGGCGGCAAGACCCTCGCGGTATTCAATGTGGACGGCACCTTTCACGCGATCGATAACACCTGCGTGCATCGGGGCGGGCCGCTCGGCGAAGGCGACGTGGAGGGCCATGTCGTGGCCTGTCCCTGGCACGGCTGGCAGTTCAACATCGCCACGGGCGAATGCGTGAAGAATCCATCGGCCAAAGTTGATGTCTACCAAGTGAAGGTCGAAGGGGCTGACATCAAAGTCTTGCTCTAA
- the lipA gene encoding lipoyl synthase produces MSFISLEQLRSSSAISRPRLPSWFKVEAKTGQDYLDIKQTMDRLKLHTICEEARCPNRWECWNARTATFLILGDICTRRCHYCSVETGRPVAVDHGEPQRVAEAIQALGLRHAVITSVNRDELEDGGAAIFAETIRQARQLSPACTIEVLIPDFEGNEAALAAVCAEQPEILNHNIETVRRLFPSLRPQGKYQRSLELLRLAKQLGMTTKSGLILGMGETLDEAREVMQALRSVHCDIFTIGQYLQPTRDHLPVAKYYDPSEFAALKEEGLAMGFTHVESGPLVRSSYHAEQQVAST; encoded by the coding sequence ATGAGTTTTATCTCGCTGGAGCAGCTTCGGTCCTCGTCGGCGATCAGCCGCCCGCGACTGCCTTCCTGGTTCAAGGTCGAGGCCAAAACCGGCCAGGACTATCTCGACATCAAGCAGACGATGGACCGGCTCAAGCTCCACACGATCTGCGAAGAAGCCCGCTGCCCCAATCGCTGGGAATGCTGGAATGCGCGCACGGCCACCTTCCTCATCCTTGGCGACATCTGTACTAGACGCTGCCACTACTGTTCGGTCGAAACGGGGCGGCCCGTGGCGGTCGATCATGGAGAGCCTCAGCGAGTCGCCGAAGCAATCCAGGCGCTTGGCCTGCGCCATGCGGTCATCACATCGGTGAACCGGGATGAGTTGGAAGACGGCGGCGCCGCGATCTTTGCCGAGACGATTCGGCAAGCCAGGCAGCTGAGTCCCGCATGCACCATTGAAGTCTTGATCCCGGACTTTGAAGGAAATGAGGCGGCCCTTGCGGCTGTCTGCGCCGAGCAGCCGGAGATTCTGAATCACAATATTGAAACGGTGAGACGGTTATTCCCTTCGCTGAGGCCGCAAGGGAAATATCAACGATCGCTTGAACTTCTTAGACTGGCCAAGCAGCTGGGCATGACGACCAAGTCTGGACTGATTCTCGGGATGGGCGAAACGCTGGATGAAGCCCGTGAAGTCATGCAGGCCTTGCGATCGGTCCATTGCGACATCTTCACCATCGGACAATATCTCCAGCCGACGAGAGACCATCTGCCCGTTGCAAAATATTATGACCCTTCCGAATTCGCGGCACTCAAAGAGGAGGGATTGGCGATGGGATTTACTCACGTCGAGTCCGGCCCCCTCGTGCGCAGTTCGTACCATGCCGAGCAGCAGGTGGCGTCGACCTAG
- a CDS encoding class I SAM-dependent methyltransferase produces MTEHTVRWPLPAHDYWSTPFAESLLRHLDLRPGLRILDIASGHGIPALYLAEQVGPTGQVLAVDLSQHQVARARAIQGSQLPWLRFDCADMRALPGGLPKFDRITGNLSVMFFRPNRLEAIRGLSEHLAPGGQIVLTFPSLGTFDSLWQRVEQDMVRQSLARERVRFQEYLAERPSVKEARGWLEWLGLERIEAVEYPLEIATGPGREFLHHPLLRGGFLDDVYECFENQSLADQFMNGIAEQVPQFVPLIAQRCVISGWKRI; encoded by the coding sequence ATGACCGAGCATACAGTCCGTTGGCCTCTTCCAGCACACGACTATTGGTCCACGCCGTTTGCGGAATCGTTGCTTCGCCATCTTGATCTCCGTCCAGGGTTGCGAATCCTCGACATCGCATCCGGCCACGGCATTCCCGCATTGTATCTGGCTGAACAGGTTGGCCCGACGGGACAGGTTCTGGCCGTCGATTTGAGTCAGCATCAAGTCGCTCGCGCCAGAGCCATTCAAGGCTCACAGCTCCCCTGGCTGCGCTTCGACTGCGCCGACATGCGCGCGCTGCCTGGCGGCCTTCCCAAGTTTGATCGCATCACCGGCAATCTCTCGGTCATGTTCTTCCGTCCCAACCGCTTGGAGGCAATACGAGGCTTGAGTGAGCACCTCGCACCCGGTGGTCAAATCGTGCTGACATTCCCTTCGCTGGGAACGTTTGATTCGCTCTGGCAACGCGTTGAGCAGGACATGGTACGGCAGAGCTTGGCAAGGGAACGCGTGCGATTTCAGGAGTATCTTGCCGAGCGTCCATCTGTGAAGGAGGCACGTGGCTGGCTGGAGTGGCTAGGGCTAGAACGAATCGAAGCGGTGGAGTACCCACTTGAGATTGCCACAGGCCCAGGCCGTGAGTTTCTGCACCATCCCCTGCTCCGAGGCGGATTTCTTGATGACGTGTACGAATGCTTTGAGAATCAGTCTCTGGCAGACCAGTTTATGAACGGGATCGCAGAGCAGGTGCCTCAATTTGTTCCACTGATCGCACAGCGCTGCGTGATCTCGGGATGGAAGAGAATCTAG
- the pgm gene encoding phosphoglucomutase (alpha-D-glucose-1,6-bisphosphate-dependent), with protein sequence MRHHPLAGKPAPTDMLADIPALVDRYHSLRPDPACREQRVAFGTSGHRGSSLKGSFNESHILAVTQAVCEYRLGQHTSGPLYLGKDTHALSEPAWTTAMEVLAANGVEVMIDKDGGFTPTPVISHAILSYNKGRTDGLADGIVITPSHNPPEDGGIKYNPPQGGPADTHVTKWIEERANALLEASLQGVKRMPIAAARRASTTHRHDYISAYVGDLKSVIDMEAIKASTLKLGIDPLGGSGIAYWQPIADRYGLHIENVNPTVDPTFRFMPLDWDGKIRMDCSSPYAMANLIALKDRFDVAFGNDADNDRHGIVTRTAGLMNPNHYLAVSIAYLFAHRPGWNAGAGIGKTLVSSSLIDRVAAKLKRTLVEVPVGFKWFVSGLLDGSLGFGGEESAGASFLRHDGTVWATDKDGIIMDLLAAEMMAKTGKDPSQLYRELTDELGEPVYERIDASATPEQKAILSKLSPEQVKATELAGDQIVAMMTAAPGNGAAIGGLKVVTAHGWFAARPSGTEDVYKLYAESFRGRDHLKQIQDEAQTLIAKALALAT encoded by the coding sequence ATGAGGCATCATCCGCTTGCTGGAAAACCCGCTCCCACAGACATGCTGGCTGATATTCCCGCGCTTGTGGATCGCTACCACAGCTTGAGGCCTGATCCGGCCTGCCGTGAGCAGCGGGTCGCCTTCGGCACCTCTGGCCACCGTGGATCATCCCTCAAGGGATCCTTTAATGAATCGCATATTTTGGCTGTGACTCAAGCCGTTTGTGAATACCGGCTCGGACAACACACGTCCGGTCCACTCTATCTCGGCAAGGATACTCATGCCCTCTCAGAGCCAGCCTGGACGACGGCCATGGAGGTGTTGGCAGCCAATGGCGTGGAGGTCATGATCGATAAGGACGGCGGGTTTACTCCGACCCCGGTCATCTCCCATGCGATCCTCTCGTACAACAAAGGAAGGACGGACGGGCTGGCCGATGGCATCGTCATCACCCCATCACACAATCCACCGGAAGACGGCGGCATCAAGTACAACCCACCGCAGGGCGGACCGGCCGACACGCACGTCACCAAGTGGATCGAAGAACGGGCCAATGCGTTACTCGAAGCAAGCCTGCAAGGCGTCAAACGCATGCCCATCGCCGCGGCACGCCGTGCGAGCACGACACACCGGCACGACTATATCAGCGCCTATGTGGGCGATCTCAAGTCTGTGATCGACATGGAGGCAATCAAAGCCTCCACGCTCAAGCTGGGCATCGACCCGCTCGGAGGCTCAGGCATTGCCTACTGGCAACCGATTGCCGACCGCTATGGCTTGCATATCGAGAATGTGAACCCGACCGTCGATCCCACCTTTCGCTTCATGCCGCTGGATTGGGACGGCAAGATCAGGATGGATTGCTCCTCTCCCTATGCGATGGCGAACTTGATTGCCCTGAAAGATCGCTTCGATGTGGCATTTGGGAATGACGCGGACAACGACCGCCACGGCATTGTCACCAGGACCGCCGGCTTGATGAATCCGAATCACTACCTAGCCGTCTCCATCGCCTATCTCTTTGCCCATCGCCCTGGATGGAATGCTGGCGCCGGGATCGGCAAAACACTGGTGAGCAGCAGCCTCATCGATCGCGTGGCCGCAAAGCTCAAACGGACGCTGGTCGAGGTGCCGGTCGGCTTCAAATGGTTTGTCAGCGGATTGCTGGACGGCTCCCTCGGATTTGGTGGCGAAGAAAGCGCGGGCGCCTCCTTCCTGCGCCACGATGGCACCGTCTGGGCAACCGACAAAGACGGCATCATTATGGATCTCTTGGCCGCCGAGATGATGGCAAAGACCGGGAAAGACCCCTCACAACTCTACCGCGAGCTCACCGATGAATTAGGCGAACCGGTCTACGAGCGAATCGATGCCTCGGCCACACCGGAACAAAAAGCTATTCTCTCCAAGCTCTCCCCTGAGCAGGTGAAGGCCACCGAATTGGCCGGTGATCAGATCGTCGCCATGATGACCGCGGCCCCCGGCAACGGCGCGGCGATCGGCGGATTGAAAGTCGTCACCGCGCACGGCTGGTTCGCCGCCCGTCCGTCAGGGACCGAAGATGTGTACAAGCTGTATGCCGAAAGTTTCCGCGGAAGAGATCACCTCAAGCAAATTCAGGACGAAGCCCAGACCCTCATCGCCAAGGCCTTGGCCCTGGCAACATAG
- the cas3 gene encoding CRISPR-associated helicase Cas3' has product MTQAAVNLWAKTSRDNDGRWHPLILHMLDVAASAEAILVREPESTRTRIAAILGLEWEQARPWLLFLIACHDLGKACPGFQCKWMNLSSLDGGRSPNTDINHAFVSQIALSAWLLGQGWLDDLAELAGDAVGCHHGERASPTALDLLSGDRRAIGKDEWSAVRHDILDALVEVLKPTITPTKEKLSGPDFMLLAGLTSFADWIGSNEAWFKFGNPADCRDLKSWFEARRACAEQALNAIGWEPRIPLAKKTKSFSEVFGSGFVPRPLQQTVAEALTELKGPAILLLEAPMGEGKTEAAFFAHLELQRRFGHRGLYIALPTKATGNAMFKRTLKFLCDQGLNRSLDLQLVHGGALLNDAFQQLKPTGIWDEKEGQVRAGEWFTNKKRALLSEYGVGTVDQALLPILPVRHNFVRLWGLANRVVVFDEIHAYDAYTGTLLIHLLRWLLALGSSVVLLSATLPPSIRRKLATVVTNTLPEQEAEYPRLSVFQHGEKVRQKHFQADPARRQTVRLQALTPDLSDMRAALETCLAQGGMGLALLNTVQRAQDLYRLFSDGEPLERDGQRVGKRLANGTYVFLFHARFPADQRQQREELAIETFGKDSHRTDRKILIATQVAEQSLDVDFDVIATDLAPIDLVLQRAGRLWRHARPSRPVSEPLLLVAGLSDDLPPSFGKPLWWGAVYREDILLRTWNLLRGKQQVTLPDEIDALVQAVYEEQVGVPEFVQERLDKALMASDGKSIAHTGQANQAIIGFPDDASWNDPARFVLYDEDEPGVHRTLMAQTRLGEDSVVAVPLWPEDTFDSRNIPEFAQSKDWFLRAISLTRKGVVQQLRKLGVPEGWKESSLLRNCFPLRLDADGRWVEDTTVRLDEDLGLVYEAKESE; this is encoded by the coding sequence ATGACCCAGGCGGCAGTAAACCTTTGGGCGAAAACTTCTCGGGATAATGATGGCCGGTGGCATCCGCTTATCCTCCACATGCTGGATGTGGCTGCAAGTGCAGAGGCTATTCTGGTTCGCGAACCGGAATCGACTCGCACGAGAATAGCAGCGATCTTGGGGCTGGAGTGGGAGCAAGCCAGACCGTGGTTGTTGTTTTTGATCGCCTGCCATGACTTAGGGAAGGCTTGTCCTGGATTTCAATGTAAGTGGATGAATTTATCCAGCCTGGATGGAGGAAGAAGTCCAAACACCGACATCAACCACGCCTTTGTTAGCCAGATTGCATTGTCAGCTTGGTTGCTGGGACAGGGATGGTTAGACGACTTGGCGGAGTTAGCGGGCGATGCAGTTGGGTGCCATCATGGAGAACGGGCATCCCCGACCGCCCTTGACCTTTTGAGTGGTGATAGACGGGCCATCGGAAAAGATGAGTGGTCGGCGGTACGGCATGACATTCTAGATGCGCTCGTGGAGGTTCTGAAACCAACAATTACCCCAACCAAAGAGAAACTATCTGGTCCCGATTTTATGCTGCTAGCGGGACTCACGAGTTTTGCCGATTGGATTGGTTCGAACGAAGCGTGGTTTAAGTTCGGGAATCCCGCAGACTGTCGCGATTTGAAATCGTGGTTTGAAGCGCGAAGAGCTTGTGCCGAGCAAGCTCTGAATGCAATCGGATGGGAACCCAGAATTCCGCTGGCTAAAAAAACGAAGTCATTTTCGGAGGTATTTGGATCTGGCTTTGTTCCTCGTCCATTGCAGCAGACTGTTGCCGAAGCACTCACTGAGTTGAAGGGGCCCGCTATTCTGCTTCTTGAGGCGCCAATGGGGGAGGGCAAGACAGAGGCAGCCTTTTTTGCCCATCTGGAGCTGCAGCGACGATTCGGACATCGTGGCTTGTACATCGCATTGCCGACCAAGGCGACTGGTAACGCAATGTTCAAACGGACTCTGAAGTTCTTGTGCGATCAAGGGTTGAATAGAAGTCTTGATCTCCAACTCGTGCATGGCGGGGCATTACTCAACGACGCATTCCAGCAATTGAAGCCAACCGGTATATGGGATGAGAAAGAGGGGCAGGTTCGAGCCGGAGAATGGTTTACAAACAAGAAGCGGGCGCTGCTTTCTGAATACGGCGTGGGAACGGTAGATCAAGCGCTACTGCCCATTCTGCCGGTGCGACACAATTTCGTTCGCCTCTGGGGGCTCGCGAATCGGGTGGTCGTCTTTGATGAAATCCATGCCTATGACGCCTATACAGGCACCCTTCTCATTCACTTGCTACGCTGGCTTCTGGCACTTGGATCATCAGTAGTTCTTCTTTCGGCAACGCTGCCGCCATCGATTCGTCGGAAGTTGGCCACGGTCGTAACCAACACATTGCCCGAGCAAGAGGCTGAATATCCGCGCCTGTCTGTCTTTCAGCATGGGGAAAAAGTACGCCAAAAACATTTTCAGGCTGATCCGGCTCGTCGCCAGACAGTGCGGCTGCAAGCCCTTACTCCAGACTTGTCCGATATGCGTGCGGCCCTAGAGACATGTCTTGCCCAGGGAGGAATGGGCTTGGCGTTGCTCAATACGGTGCAGCGGGCGCAGGACCTATACCGATTATTTTCAGACGGCGAGCCTCTTGAGCGCGACGGACAACGTGTCGGCAAACGTTTGGCAAATGGAACGTACGTGTTCTTGTTCCATGCGCGCTTTCCAGCAGACCAGCGGCAACAACGGGAAGAGCTGGCAATCGAGACCTTTGGGAAGGACTCGCATCGGACAGACCGAAAGATTCTCATTGCAACTCAAGTGGCGGAGCAAAGCCTGGATGTGGATTTCGATGTGATCGCGACAGACCTTGCGCCAATCGATCTTGTACTTCAACGTGCAGGGCGTTTGTGGAGGCACGCACGACCATCTCGGCCCGTATCCGAACCGCTGCTTCTGGTCGCGGGACTTAGCGATGACCTGCCTCCTTCGTTCGGAAAACCGCTCTGGTGGGGCGCGGTCTATCGTGAAGACATCCTGCTGCGTACGTGGAACCTCTTGCGAGGGAAGCAGCAAGTCACGCTTCCGGACGAGATCGATGCGCTCGTGCAGGCGGTGTACGAGGAGCAGGTCGGTGTGCCTGAGTTCGTACAGGAGCGATTGGACAAAGCCTTGATGGCCAGTGATGGAAAGTCCATTGCTCATACAGGGCAGGCGAACCAGGCCATCATAGGCTTTCCTGATGATGCGTCTTGGAACGATCCAGCGAGATTTGTGCTCTACGACGAGGATGAGCCTGGTGTGCATCGAACACTCATGGCCCAGACCAGACTGGGCGAGGATTCGGTGGTAGCGGTCCCCTTATGGCCGGAAGACACCTTCGATTCAAGGAATATTCCAGAATTTGCTCAATCTAAGGATTGGTTTCTGCGAGCCATCAGTCTCACGCGCAAGGGGGTAGTCCAGCAACTCAGAAAGTTGGGAGTGCCAGAAGGTTGGAAAGAGTCGTCGCTTCTGCGCAACTGTTTCCCACTGCGACTGGATGCGGATGGGCGCTGGGTCGAAGACACCACAGTGCGCCTTGATGAGGATCTGGGGTTGGTGTACGAGGCAAAGGAGAGCGAATGA
- the casA gene encoding type I-E CRISPR-associated protein Cse1/CasA, translating to MSRFNLIDEKWIPVRFLNGSREELGIQDTLLQAKEIAAIEDPSPLVVASLHRFLLAVLYRALEGPTDIDQAKKLFRDGLPREKIRAYLEKWRDRFWLFHEKFPFGQNPHVPKNEIEPWTKLTAEFNATSNKVLFDHTDTTRPGTREPMECARWLIATMSFSIAGGRGYYPSPSPNAIMCIPLGANLHNTFCHALIPYPNREVLQGDLALWERNPEVLPLAEPKRMAAGYADLYSWQPRMIHLEELLSGAVASVRFVAGLGFDNSSKQPDPMQPYKVDPTYGKLPVQFREERGTWRDLDSLLPDDTGLAPQTIQHALRLAGRNPTLLPKSVLVLGLRYSPPSANVDFWRMEQFVFPVSLATKDGIRSEVTTLLTCAEESQKSLWMSSNAFARALLSRGDRPPDKKDIRSVVQQMPVHSWYWSALEGRFQEVLHAYTLDRDSEDIRCQWLISVRAVLKQAWEQHRNSVSMGDAWAIRALVKAEGPVRAKLKELDEEILRLTPAREEA from the coding sequence ATGAGCCGATTCAACCTGATTGATGAGAAGTGGATTCCGGTTCGATTCCTCAATGGAAGCCGAGAGGAACTGGGGATTCAAGACACCCTGTTGCAGGCCAAGGAGATCGCGGCAATCGAAGACCCGTCGCCATTGGTCGTGGCTTCCTTGCACAGGTTCTTACTCGCCGTCCTGTACCGCGCTCTGGAGGGTCCGACTGACATCGACCAAGCCAAGAAATTGTTTAGAGATGGGCTGCCTCGTGAAAAGATCAGAGCCTATCTCGAAAAGTGGAGAGATCGGTTCTGGCTGTTTCACGAGAAGTTTCCGTTTGGTCAAAATCCACATGTGCCGAAGAATGAAATTGAGCCTTGGACCAAGCTGACAGCAGAATTCAATGCGACATCCAATAAGGTCCTTTTTGATCACACGGACACGACGCGTCCCGGTACAAGAGAGCCAATGGAGTGCGCTCGCTGGTTGATTGCCACCATGAGTTTTTCAATCGCCGGGGGGCGAGGGTACTACCCATCACCATCGCCAAACGCCATAATGTGCATCCCTTTGGGAGCGAACCTCCATAACACCTTCTGTCATGCCCTTATTCCCTATCCGAATCGAGAGGTTCTGCAAGGGGATTTGGCGCTTTGGGAACGTAATCCCGAGGTCCTGCCACTGGCTGAACCAAAACGGATGGCTGCCGGGTATGCAGATCTCTATTCATGGCAGCCTCGGATGATTCACCTCGAAGAACTGCTATCAGGTGCGGTGGCGTCGGTGAGGTTTGTTGCCGGACTGGGCTTTGATAACTCATCCAAACAGCCTGATCCGATGCAACCCTATAAGGTTGATCCGACATATGGGAAGTTACCGGTTCAATTCAGGGAGGAGCGCGGAACCTGGCGTGACTTGGATTCGTTACTCCCCGATGACACAGGTTTGGCACCCCAGACAATTCAGCATGCCCTTCGCCTGGCAGGGAGAAACCCGACCTTACTCCCGAAGTCGGTGCTGGTTCTTGGTCTGCGGTACTCCCCGCCAAGTGCAAATGTAGATTTCTGGCGAATGGAACAATTTGTCTTCCCCGTGTCTTTGGCAACCAAGGACGGTATCCGGTCAGAAGTCACAACATTGCTTACTTGTGCAGAAGAGTCGCAGAAGTCTCTGTGGATGTCGTCAAATGCCTTTGCCCGCGCTCTACTGAGCCGGGGTGACAGACCACCAGACAAGAAAGATATTAGAAGCGTGGTGCAACAAATGCCCGTGCATTCCTGGTACTGGTCTGCATTAGAGGGTCGATTCCAAGAAGTTCTTCACGCGTATACGCTTGACCGTGATTCGGAAGACATTCGCTGCCAGTGGCTTATCTCAGTCCGGGCTGTTCTCAAACAGGCATGGGAACAGCATCGCAATTCGGTTTCAATGGGCGACGCCTGGGCCATCAGAGCGCTGGTGAAAGCTGAAGGGCCTGTGCGGGCCAAGTTGAAAGAACTCGACGAGGAAATCCTAAGACTCACACCGGCGAGGGAGGAAGCATGA
- the casB gene encoding type I-E CRISPR-associated protein Cse2/CasB → MRRFIEWLEGLNQKDTKVRAVLRRSLAFDPGAFVPAYPYVEPFVKDEGNSWRREMHYLVAGLWAAHWREERLGGLMTIGKACAVYQVASGSTSTERRFITLLDSDSDQLPHHLRQMVALLKEQPIDFDALLTGLLYWNDDRKCTQNGWAQDFYRNISDDMEIESISQEEKTA, encoded by the coding sequence ATGAGGAGATTTATTGAATGGCTGGAAGGCCTCAATCAGAAAGATACCAAGGTGCGCGCGGTGCTGCGGCGTAGTTTGGCGTTTGATCCGGGAGCCTTTGTGCCCGCGTATCCGTATGTTGAACCATTCGTGAAGGACGAGGGCAATTCATGGCGGCGGGAGATGCACTACCTGGTGGCCGGCCTTTGGGCTGCTCACTGGCGGGAGGAACGTCTAGGTGGCCTGATGACTATCGGAAAGGCATGTGCGGTTTATCAGGTGGCAAGTGGCTCCACCAGTACCGAACGTCGATTCATCACACTGCTTGATTCCGACAGCGATCAGCTGCCTCACCATCTGCGTCAGATGGTTGCCCTGCTCAAAGAGCAACCCATAGATTTTGATGCGCTCCTAACAGGTCTTCTGTATTGGAACGACGATCGGAAGTGCACTCAGAACGGGTGGGCGCAAGATTTCTACAGAAACATCTCAGATGACATGGAAATAGAATCCATTTCCCAGGAGGAGAAAACCGCATGA